The Archocentrus centrarchus isolate MPI-CPG fArcCen1 chromosome 13, fArcCen1, whole genome shotgun sequence genomic interval tttgttttgttttttcaaaaagcAGACATTTCTTTCCCTGCGTCATTCtccttttcttgttctttctgcCTCCAGGTAGCTGCACTAGTACAACTTGTCAAGCATTTCAGCTGGACTTGGGTGGGTGTGATTGCAGGGGATGATGATTATGGTCGTGGTGGGGCAAATATCTTTGCATATGAGGTGATTCAAACAATTataaataatgaatttattCATAAGTATTTTACTGAAATAACTGAACATGAAATTTCCTGTTATCTACCTTCTTTTTTGCACTCTTAGGTTACAAAGTTGGGTATTTGTGTTGCTCTTCATGAGATTATACCTAAGAACCGAGCACAGAGCACTATATCATCTATTGTTTCCAAAATCCAGTCATCTGGGGTTTGGGTGATTCTGGTGTTTGCTGTGGAACAAGATGCAGCAGCTCTGTTTGATGAAGTACTCAGGCATGGCATTGGATTCTCCCACAAGTCATcacaagttttgttttgttttgttttctgtgttttttcatgGATTCGTTTTCACTGACTTTGTCCATGATGTGTTTGTTACTGTAAAAACAACATCTCTATATTTTTCTTGAATTTAGAATGGAGCTCATTGGGATACAGTGGCTGGCCAGCGAGGCTTGGAGCACAGCTGCCATCCTTTCCACCCCCAGAAAGTACCATGACATCCTCAGGGGTTCAATGGGATTTGCCATTCGGCGAGCAAACATCTCTGGATTGCAAGATTTCCTTCTTCGTTTGAATCCCTCAAGCTCAGATGCAAGTGAAGATCCCTTCCTGGCACCCTTCTGGGAAGAGATGTTTCAGTGCAGTCTGGGTGCGCAGGCTGAAGATCAAAAACATAATAATGAGGGTAAACCTCCATGCTCTGGAACAGAGGATTTGAGGAGCATAGCAAATAtatattcagatgtgtcacagCTAAGGATTTCTTACAATGTCTATAAAGCTGTGTATGCCATTGCCCATGCACTCAATGCTATAAGAAGCTGTGTGAAAGGAAATGGACCATTTCTTCAGCAAGCATGTCCACATGTGGACAACATAAAGCCATGGCAGGTGATACTACATATGTACAACAACTCTTTCTAAATTTCCAAGTCACTTTACTCAAGATGAACATATCTATTTTCTTCCTTTAGTTGCTTCCTTATATAAAACAGGTAAAATATCTGAACACTTTTGGTGATGAAACTACGTTTGATGAGAATGGCGACCCTGCAGCCATGTATGACCTGGTTAACTGGCAGCTGATGCCAGATGGAAAAATGGAGTTTGTCACTGTTGGCAAATTTGATGAGACGACTGCAGCTTCACATCATAAACTTCAAATCCAAGAAGAGAACATTTTATGGACTGGCAACCAAACCAAAGTAGGGGTCTCAGCAGAATACAACATTATTTTGGGAACTTTTGATTTgcactttcagtgtagtttgtGTTTCCACTTTGGCTTAGGTTCCCTTGTCAGTATGCAGTAACTTTTGTCCCCCAGGGACCCggaaggcaatcagacctaacTTCCCTATCTGCTGCCATGATTGTGTGGTTTGTACAGCTGGGGAGATTAGCAATCAGACTGGTGAGAAAATGCTATTTGGCCACACTACTGATTACAATATGACCCTGTAAATGTGCAGTGGAAAAGTCGTAGTATAGCTGTTATGGCCTTCCTGTCTTTCCTTTAGATGCCATAGAGTGTGCACGATGCCTGCCGGAGTTCTGGTCCAATGCTGAGAAGACTGTCTGCATCCCCAAACAGATGGAGTTCCTTTCCTTTAGTGACACTATGGGCATCATTCTGATGGTTATTTCCCTCACTGGTGTCTTCAGCACCTGCTTTGTGGTCTTTATATTCTACTGCTACAGAGCTACCCCTATTGTTAGGGCTAATAACTCTGAAATGAGCTTCCTGCTACTCCTGTCTTTGattctgtgtttcctgtgttccctgATCTTCATCAGCCAGCCCTCTAAGTTGTCCTGTCTGCTGCGCCACACAGCATTTGGGATTACCTTTGTCCTCTGTATCTCATGCATTCTGGGGAAAACTATAGTGGTACTAATTGCTTTTAAGGCTACACTTCCAGGCAGTCATGTCATGAAATGGTTTGGGTCCATGCAGCAAAGGGCAATCATTACTTTTTGTACACTTGTCCAGGTAAAGAATTTTAGATTTTGATTAAGATTGGAGTAATTATATAGTACATCTTTAAAAGTTtaaataggatttttttttctttcaggtaaTCATCTGTACAGTGTGGTTGGTTGTTGCTCCCCCAACTCCGCACAAACTGATGCCACGTGACAGCCCTATTGTCATTCTTCTGTGTGACAAAGGTTCCCATCTAGCATATGCTCTGGTCCTGGGCTACATTGGCCTGCTGGCCTGTCTCTGTCTTCTCTTGGCTTTTCTGGCAAGGAAACTTCCAGACAATTTCAATGAGGCCAGACTCATCACTTTCAGTATGATCATTTTTTGTGCTGTGTGGATAGCATTTATTCCCGCCTACATCAGCTCTCCTGGAAAGTACTCCACAGTCACAGAGGTCTTTGCTATCTTGGCCTCCAGTTATGGACTGCTGTGCTGTATCTTTGCCCCCAAGTGCTACATTGTCCTATTAAGGCCGGAAAAGAACACAAGGAAACACCTCTTGTCCAAAACTTCAGCTTCCAAAAGGTTTTAGGACATTGCGTTAATTTCATTCATATTCTCATTCACATATTCTGAACTTAAACTCACTTGCTCTTTTCATAGTTCAAACAGTTGCAAGTGGTGGCATCAACGTTTTGCCACCAGATGGTAGTAGCGTGCTGTCAATCGTCTCTTCAGCTGTTTATCAGATTATATCAGGCATTGCAAAATCATGCTGTCAGATACCTTTATTCTCTCTAAGAACTTGTCTTTGtgaccacacacacccacccacacacgcacacacacagactcacactgtcCATCATCACAACAACACCAAAGCATGAACACAAATCATGGTTGTACAGTCAGTGTTGACTACAGTTGTATTTTTCACACATACACGTTTCTTTGACATCTTCAGTGAAAATTTGAAGGACAAGTCATTGCCAGATATGAATGGGATTTGGCAGCAGTGTCCATGCTGATTTAACCTGAGATAGAATGATGAGCCCAGGGTTTCTGAGGTATGCGCTTTAGaaatcccagctgtcattcaTTAATTAAATCTTACTCCTGGGGCCTTTACATATAAACACCACGCTTGGCTGTTCCCTACAATAACAAACCAAAGCAGTAGACATTTTCCTGGCTTACCCAGCTGCTTTCAGGCTAACATTGATTATCCAGCACTGATTGATCTGTTGTTCCTCCCAAGGAAGAGGAATACTTTGGGAAATGAAGAGATGGTGGGCCTCTGTCATTCATTAAGGACAGACAGGGGAAAAGTGGGTGGGAGTGGCAAATGGACTAGAGTCTTGTtgatttacatttattattatttttttacctttacCCTACTTACTCTTTGCCTTCGTATCTTGTCTGTATGCAAATTTCAATACAATTTCAATTTCTCTTCAAACTGCACTGCCTGTCTGATTAATTTCAGGGCAATCTTTTAAATGATAGCTGTGTCTGCTTGATTGAATTGCGGAAACCAGAAATAATCTCCATAGGAGATTAtaatattaatttgttttaaaaggGGAAAACTTCAATAACATGAGTGGCCCTTAAAATTACAAACATACAGATAATATGATGTGTGTCTTGGCTTTGAAAGCAAAAGTGACTGAAGAATGCAGAGATCCAGAATTTGAGAAAATCCATTTCCAGTACTGTTCACAAAGAGTGCGCCAAAACATGACAATACAGGTTTGCTGACAGTGTGCCAAAGACAGGAAGGAACCTGAGAGAGGGTGAGGGTGGCAGCGTAAATTTCTCGTACATGTAGCTATTTACTTAATCTTGCCATTAATTACTTTTTTGTCATTAATGGGATTTTTTTATGTGCCAAATGCAGACCAAATGTTTATCAGATGACCCAAGAGTTTATATGATGAATGATAGAGATTAGAATATAAGTCATTCCGAAAATTATTGTGATTATGAAGTGtgaaaataacataagaaaatattAGGACTGGTCGAATTTGAGATAAAGGTGTTCACTATAAATTCCAGCAGTCCTGCATTAAATAGCAGCATGTTGCAGTCTGTAATATTTGGTATGTTTTGACAAGGTCAGAATTATTGCTTCAACTTTAAGGAAGTTGTTTGTGGAGCTGGTATGTAAATACTCTGTTGACAATCTGATTTTGTTGATTAATACTCAGAAAAGTTTTCTGAAGGGCTTGTAAGCAACAAAAGCAGCAATTAGCCTTTAGTCTGACAGGCACCAGTATGACAAGCCATCAAAGTAACAAAGTAACACTTggcagagattaaaaaaaacaaaacaagtgagACATCTCTTGCCTGAATTGCAATAAGGGATaaggtcttaaaaaaaaaaaaaaaagacattatatGGATAATAAAGAAGATCAGATTAGCAAAATAAATGGTTATTCACAACAAAATCCTTGCCGGGAtttgaaaaagtgcaaataaTCCGATATTAGTGTAAAAATGTAATGTCAAAAGCAAAAGCTTTTAGTGTAGCTGTAAGACTGTCGCATTTTATTGATAGAGGCAGTCTTTCTATCTATGCACCAGTGTTACCAATGACATCAGAGGACACAatgtatgacaaaaaaaaaataaaaaaagtatgtaTTTGTCACATTGTATAATCAATATGTACCATGAACTGAGTTctatttttgtgacagtggtcttttta includes:
- the LOC115790801 gene encoding extracellular calcium-sensing receptor-like, yielding MNPLWIRLAEFSLSLRRARLILLSVLCTGIFAYDLYQDQILQCQIIPGTMTLPALEKKGDIMLGGLFSLHDMVLEPSLSFPSTPPATQCTRFNFRTFRWMQTMIFAIEEINRNGKVLPNVTLGYKIYDSCSTPHQALKAVMELMATENNPGVKGKTHNEATCRESIPAVIGDGGSTQSVTVAHFLGVFHVPQVSYFSSCACLSDKNKFPTFLRTMPSDFFQVAALVQLVKHFSWTWVGVIAGDDDYGRGGANIFAYEVTKLGICVALHEIIPKNRAQSTISSIVSKIQSSGVWVILVFAVEQDAAALFDEVLRMELIGIQWLASEAWSTAAILSTPRKYHDILRGSMGFAIRRANISGLQDFLLRLNPSSSDASEDPFLAPFWEEMFQCSLGAQAEDQKHNNEGKPPCSGTEDLRSIANIYSDVSQLRISYNVYKAVYAIAHALNAIRSCVKGNGPFLQQACPHVDNIKPWQLLPYIKQVKYLNTFGDETTFDENGDPAAMYDLVNWQLMPDGKMEFVTVGKFDETTAASHHKLQIQEENILWTGNQTKVPLSVCSNFCPPGTRKAIRPNFPICCHDCVVCTAGEISNQTDAIECARCLPEFWSNAEKTVCIPKQMEFLSFSDTMGIILMVISLTGVFSTCFVVFIFYCYRATPIVRANNSEMSFLLLLSLILCFLCSLIFISQPSKLSCLLRHTAFGITFVLCISCILGKTIVVLIAFKATLPGSHVMKWFGSMQQRAIITFCTLVQVIICTVWLVVAPPTPHKLMPRDSPIVILLCDKGSHLAYALVLGYIGLLACLCLLLAFLARKLPDNFNEARLITFSMIIFCAVWIAFIPAYISSPGKYSTVTEVFAILASSYGLLCCIFAPKCYIVLLRPEKNTRKHLLSKTSASKRF